From the Candidatus Peregrinibacteria bacterium genome, one window contains:
- the hydE gene encoding [FeFe] hydrogenase H-cluster radical SAM maturase HydE: MTDQEIRQLLSVRGEEQKKLFARADTVRRESIGEEVYFRGIIEFSNICEKNCFYCGIRRDNTKTERFRMTHEEVDQCLRFIDKSQYGSVVLQSGELTSRSALDFVLQILKNIRKDFPEMGITLSLGELPKEFYKELKEAGADRYLLRIETSNPELYRKLHPADHLFERRKQCLLDLKELGFQVGTGNMVGVPEQTMDDLVNDLRFFQELDTDMFGLGPYVFHEDTPLGTPEMKEWWKKKKHDILDTTLNFIAVLRLLMPTVNIATATALEAIHPRGRIYALQAGANVFMPSVTPVEYRGLYLLYQNKPCVDEKADQCSGCSVAKVKSAGLIPALGKRGDAQHFSQRNRGKT; encoded by the coding sequence ATGACCGACCAAGAAATTCGACAGCTTCTTTCTGTTCGAGGAGAAGAGCAAAAAAAGCTTTTTGCTCGGGCAGATACTGTTCGACGAGAATCTATTGGGGAGGAGGTCTATTTTCGGGGAATTATTGAGTTTTCGAACATCTGCGAAAAAAACTGTTTTTACTGCGGTATTCGCCGAGACAACACTAAAACAGAGCGATTTCGCATGACGCATGAAGAAGTTGATCAGTGTCTTCGTTTCATCGACAAATCACAATATGGATCAGTAGTGCTTCAGTCTGGCGAGCTTACGTCAAGAAGTGCGCTCGATTTTGTGCTTCAGATCCTGAAAAACATTCGAAAAGATTTTCCAGAAATGGGTATTACACTTTCGCTTGGCGAACTTCCAAAAGAATTTTATAAAGAACTCAAGGAGGCGGGCGCAGATCGTTATCTCCTTCGCATCGAGACTTCAAATCCAGAGCTTTATCGCAAACTTCATCCTGCAGATCATCTGTTTGAAAGACGAAAGCAGTGTCTCCTCGATCTCAAGGAACTCGGGTTTCAGGTAGGAACGGGAAACATGGTGGGAGTTCCCGAACAAACGATGGATGATCTTGTGAATGATCTTCGATTTTTTCAAGAACTCGATACCGATATGTTTGGGCTTGGTCCGTATGTTTTTCATGAAGATACGCCACTCGGAACTCCAGAAATGAAAGAATGGTGGAAGAAAAAGAAGCATGATATTTTGGATACAACTCTTAATTTTATTGCAGTGCTCCGTCTTTTAATGCCAACAGTAAATATTGCTACCGCTACTGCGCTCGAAGCCATTCATCCTCGTGGTAGAATTTACGCCCTACAAGCAGGAGCAAACGTTTTTATGCCAAGTGTGACTCCCGTGGAATATCGCGGGCTTTACCTTCTCTATCAAAACAAACCTTGTGTGGATGAAAAAGCAGATCAGTGTTCAGGGTGTTCGGTCGCAAAAGTGAAATCCGCAGGGCTTATTCCTGCTCTTGGAAAACGCGGAGACGCACAACATTTTTCTCAACGAAACCGTGGTAAAACGTGA
- a CDS encoding YtxH domain-containing protein yields MNEAEKTSGKLKKFRKRIDKVLIGFVVGGAVGSILGMTFSPKSGKETQKILTDKNRETWERISDILEEQKKQKKQGIWHMLHNFFVKKRNGGGTED; encoded by the coding sequence GTGAATGAAGCAGAAAAAACAAGTGGCAAACTCAAAAAATTTCGGAAGAGAATTGATAAGGTTCTCATTGGTTTTGTGGTTGGTGGTGCGGTTGGTTCCATTTTGGGAATGACATTTTCCCCAAAATCGGGGAAAGAAACGCAAAAAATTCTTACGGATAAAAACCGAGAAACTTGGGAACGGATTTCGGACATTTTAGAAGAGCAGAAAAAACAAAAAAAACAGGGTATTTGGCATATGCTTCACAATTTCTTTGTCAAAAAACGTAATGGAGGAGGTACGGAAGATTGA
- a CDS encoding serine acetyltransferase produces MKLPFFVRQLFFFPQDFVAGFRNDPALRGKWFGVLELLTYPGIWAVLFHRIAHLLFAIRIPLFPRILSQISRFLTGIEIHPGAKIGSGFFIDHGMGVVIGETAEIGNNVLMYHEVTLGGTTLSPGKRHPTVEDEVLIGAGAKIFGPVIIGKRSQIGGGSVVVSDVPAHSVVVGNPGHIIRQNGKRTAPVKTVDQTGLPDPIRERIEKLESSVFSGKK; encoded by the coding sequence ATGAAACTTCCCTTTTTCGTTCGCCAACTCTTCTTTTTTCCGCAAGATTTTGTCGCAGGGTTTCGAAATGATCCCGCGCTTCGCGGAAAATGGTTTGGCGTACTCGAACTGCTTACTTATCCTGGCATTTGGGCGGTGCTGTTCCATCGCATTGCTCACCTTTTGTTTGCCATTCGCATTCCACTTTTTCCAAGAATTCTTTCGCAGATTTCTCGATTTTTAACGGGAATCGAAATTCATCCGGGCGCAAAAATTGGTTCGGGATTTTTTATCGATCACGGTATGGGCGTTGTAATTGGGGAAACCGCGGAAATTGGAAACAATGTCCTCATGTACCACGAGGTTACGCTTGGTGGAACAACGCTCAGTCCCGGAAAGCGACATCCAACTGTAGAAGACGAGGTGCTTATTGGTGCTGGCGCAAAAATATTTGGACCCGTTATCATAGGGAAGCGCTCACAAATTGGCGGAGGTTCAGTCGTTGTGAGTGATGTTCCGGCACATTCTGTTGTGGTCGGAAATCCAGGGCATATCATTCGACAAAACGGAAAACGAACAGCACCGGTGAAAACAGTAGATCAAACCGGACTTCCCGATCCTATTCGGGAACGAATTGAAAAGCTGGAAAGTTCGGTGTTTTCTGGAAAAAAATAG
- a CDS encoding transglycosylase SLT domain-containing protein — protein sequence MKNTCESPSRRNFLGTIVKGAAALTIGGAVQEGVKEILSKSPENPPEQESPYYTKRIKEALNEQHRRHFETVQNGNAHEPYILGSKTSRLEYVIQTAKDSPLPPYFKKILPFIPFQESSYSLTAESGSGAVGVFQFTPETAEEYRLEDPTDITQATPAAISYLQEKLRILKSNSDYQTLQLGYGLDDEELLYPATLLSYNAGIEHIKRAFAIIARNRNEKTTVDRYRQSGKFGIFCYITDEYRKRYQELQAGLSSNHRGTVLSSDIQNDDEYGKLFSSGNFLGKHGEHYVYKIEAFAKRYGIDIHENTHELSDGIFTGISAMSMLALLRLKDVILSRRELLQTLLRGGPAIGIAGLGGYLNRKTNFVPEMASIAKNISRWTESAIDNADAAEETQDVFPKNVVETVRKRAITIARPDDKSTIESIGLEIRKKNYPYQQYMGDAAHQLLNEAGDLIYRDIAVYFYKNALSLAEGQQNGTYPPPPEEKGGRAKIAQRIFYCKRALSGITRE from the coding sequence ATGAAAAATACGTGTGAATCACCAAGCAGAAGAAACTTTTTGGGAACAATCGTAAAAGGAGCAGCAGCTCTTACTATTGGTGGGGCTGTCCAAGAAGGCGTTAAAGAAATTCTTTCGAAATCACCAGAAAATCCCCCTGAACAAGAATCTCCGTATTATACGAAAAGAATAAAAGAAGCATTGAACGAACAACACCGGCGACATTTTGAAACAGTACAAAATGGGAATGCTCACGAACCATATATTCTGGGGTCAAAAACTTCTCGCCTTGAATATGTGATACAAACAGCCAAAGACTCGCCCCTTCCTCCCTACTTTAAAAAAATACTTCCCTTTATTCCATTCCAAGAGTCGAGCTACAGTCTCACAGCAGAAAGTGGAAGTGGAGCAGTTGGAGTATTCCAATTTACACCCGAAACAGCAGAAGAATATAGATTAGAAGATCCAACTGACATAACACAAGCAACTCCTGCAGCAATTTCCTACCTCCAAGAAAAATTACGAATACTTAAATCAAATTCAGATTATCAGACATTGCAATTAGGATACGGTCTTGATGATGAAGAGTTACTTTATCCAGCGACACTCCTTTCCTACAATGCCGGAATAGAACATATAAAAAGAGCGTTCGCTATTATAGCACGAAATCGGAATGAAAAAACTACTGTTGATCGATATAGACAATCGGGAAAATTTGGAATTTTTTGCTATATCACCGACGAATATCGAAAACGATACCAAGAGCTCCAAGCAGGACTTTCGTCAAACCATAGAGGTACAGTGCTTTCGAGTGATATTCAAAATGATGATGAATACGGAAAATTATTTTCTTCTGGGAATTTTCTGGGAAAACATGGAGAGCACTATGTTTACAAAATAGAAGCCTTCGCCAAAAGATATGGAATTGATATTCATGAAAATACACACGAACTGAGCGATGGAATTTTCACCGGTATTAGTGCCATGAGTATGCTCGCTCTTTTAAGACTCAAAGACGTCATTTTGAGCAGAAGGGAATTATTGCAAACACTTCTTCGTGGAGGTCCTGCTATAGGAATAGCAGGACTCGGAGGATATTTGAATCGTAAAACAAACTTCGTTCCAGAAATGGCAAGTATTGCTAAAAATATTTCTCGTTGGACAGAGAGTGCCATCGACAATGCGGATGCTGCCGAAGAAACTCAAGATGTTTTTCCAAAAAATGTAGTAGAAACCGTGCGGAAACGTGCTATTACTATTGCACGACCAGATGACAAAAGTACCATCGAAAGTATTGGTCTTGAAATTCGAAAAAAAAACTATCCCTACCAACAATATATGGGAGATGCTGCACACCAACTTTTAAATGAAGCTGGCGATCTTATTTATAGAGATATTGCAGTATATTTTTATAAAAATGCTCTTTCGTTGGCAGAAGGACAGCAAAACGGAACCTATCCACCTCCGCCGGAAGAAAAAGGAGGAAGAGCAAAAATAGCACAGCGGATTTTCTATTGTAAAAGAGCACTCTCAGGTATTACTAGAGAGTAA
- a CDS encoding shikimate kinase: protein MRNTVLIGMRGCGKSSLGKVLAKKQGRPFIDTDILIEKASGKSISQIVSESGWEAFRDLETTVCKKVGEKEGAVIAVGGGAILREENVVALKKNGVLVFLNVPLSILEYRIRNGKKGHRPSLTGKNIAEELREIWEARKQYYHESANITFSVCEGGGSVSRQVRELLTLLQSFESICKESF from the coding sequence ATGAGAAATACTGTTCTTATTGGGATGCGTGGCTGTGGAAAATCATCCTTGGGAAAAGTTCTCGCCAAAAAACAAGGGCGACCCTTTATTGACACCGATATTCTTATTGAAAAGGCTTCTGGAAAAAGTATCTCTCAAATAGTATCAGAAAGTGGCTGGGAGGCATTTCGAGATCTTGAAACTACTGTGTGCAAAAAAGTCGGAGAAAAAGAAGGAGCAGTTATTGCGGTTGGTGGCGGAGCAATTTTACGAGAAGAAAATGTTGTCGCCCTCAAGAAAAACGGAGTCCTTGTGTTTTTGAACGTTCCGCTTTCGATTCTCGAATATCGCATTCGAAATGGAAAAAAAGGGCATCGTCCAAGTCTTACTGGAAAAAATATTGCAGAAGAACTTCGAGAAATTTGGGAAGCAAGGAAACAGTATTACCATGAATCTGCGAACATTACTTTTTCTGTTTGCGAGGGGGGAGGAAGTGTTTCTCGGCAAGTAAGAGAACTTTTGACACTCCTGCAATCTTTTGAAAGCATTTGTAAAGAATCTTTTTAA
- the aroA gene encoding 3-phosphoshikimate 1-carboxyvinyltransferase, whose protein sequence is MEEVRKIEPFSHGAFGTVYIPGSKSLTNRALLLCALADGKSELHFPLLSEDSELMREALRKIGIDIQIQNDVWEIHGTGGKFVSGNHELFVGNAGTVARFLSAAMGLNSGTVRISGKPRMHERPLKDLLDALKDIGVDIISENENGCLPVIISGAGKIAGGTAGISGDTSSQFLSALLLVGAKTEMGIRIQVRPPLVSRPYLSMTIALLQQFGVKVISHSGFEFSVEPQNIQPISLDIEGDASSAAHVFSLAVAAGGNVTISNFPYPSLQGDARFLDILEKFGAKVERTLSGVTVKRIEELRPLGEIDMEDMPDVALAAATLAPLAQGKTKITGLSTLRKKECDRLEALRLNLEKMNVAVQTSEDSITIVGNPKTMIGAKIETFDDHRIAMSFSALGTRISGMTICDPKCVGKTFPEFWNVFESLRAT, encoded by the coding sequence ATGGAGGAGGTACGGAAGATTGAGCCGTTTTCTCACGGAGCATTTGGAACGGTTTATATTCCGGGGAGTAAATCGCTTACTAACCGTGCGCTTTTGCTGTGTGCATTGGCAGACGGAAAAAGTGAGCTCCATTTTCCGCTTCTTTCGGAAGATTCAGAACTTATGCGCGAAGCTCTGAGAAAAATCGGAATTGATATTCAGATTCAGAACGATGTGTGGGAAATCCACGGAACCGGTGGAAAATTTGTTTCTGGAAATCATGAACTTTTTGTGGGAAATGCCGGAACTGTCGCTCGCTTTCTTTCTGCCGCTATGGGACTTAATAGTGGAACCGTTCGCATTTCTGGAAAACCGCGTATGCACGAACGCCCGCTTAAGGATTTGCTAGATGCGCTCAAAGATATTGGGGTGGATATTATTTCAGAAAATGAGAATGGTTGTCTTCCGGTTATTATTTCTGGAGCGGGAAAAATTGCAGGAGGAACAGCAGGAATTTCTGGAGACACCTCGAGTCAATTTCTTTCGGCGCTCCTTCTTGTTGGCGCAAAAACAGAAATGGGCATTCGCATTCAGGTTCGTCCGCCACTTGTTTCTCGTCCATATCTCAGCATGACCATCGCGCTTCTTCAGCAGTTTGGCGTAAAAGTAATATCACATTCAGGATTTGAGTTTTCCGTGGAACCGCAAAATATTCAACCCATTTCTCTTGATATCGAGGGAGATGCGAGTTCTGCGGCACATGTTTTTTCCCTTGCTGTTGCCGCTGGAGGAAATGTGACGATTTCAAATTTTCCGTATCCGAGTTTGCAGGGAGATGCCAGATTTTTGGATATTTTGGAGAAATTTGGCGCGAAAGTAGAACGAACTTTATCGGGTGTTACGGTCAAGAGAATTGAGGAACTCAGGCCTCTTGGAGAAATAGACATGGAAGATATGCCAGATGTTGCGCTTGCAGCGGCAACCTTGGCACCACTTGCTCAAGGAAAAACAAAGATCACCGGACTCTCCACACTCCGCAAAAAAGAGTGTGACCGCCTAGAAGCACTTCGACTGAATTTAGAGAAAATGAATGTTGCGGTACAAACATCAGAAGATAGCATTACCATTGTGGGAAATCCCAAAACAATGATTGGAGCGAAAATCGAAACCTTCGACGATCATCGCATTGCCATGAGTTTTTCGGCTCTTGGAACGCGTATTTCAGGCATGACAATTTGTGATCCGAAATGTGTTGGAAAAACATTTCCCGAGTTTTGGAATGTTTTTGAGTCATTGCGAGCAACATGA
- the cysK gene encoding cysteine synthase A, with protein sequence MLLSCATDSIGNTPLIRLSRFFPQGNILGKLESQNPGGSIKDRIALAMIIDAEERGILLPGGTVVEPTSGNTGIGLAFVCATRGYKCILTMPESMSMERRKMTNFFGAQLIITPAEEGMRGAILKAEEIAQEKDVFYPNQFRNPINPKIHEKTTGSEIWKDTKGKVDIFVAGVGTGGTITGVGRFLQKQNPDIQLIAVEPEKSPVLSGGDSGGHGIQGIGAGFVPKILDISLLFAIETISEEEAIATSQELAKKEGFCVGISTGANVAIAKKYAEENPEKTVVTILCDTGERYLSTELFG encoded by the coding sequence ATGCTTCTCTCTTGTGCCACCGACAGTATTGGGAATACGCCACTCATCAGGCTTTCTCGCTTTTTTCCCCAAGGGAATATTTTGGGGAAACTCGAATCGCAAAATCCTGGTGGATCCATAAAAGATCGCATTGCTCTCGCTATGATTATAGATGCTGAAGAGCGTGGTATTTTGTTGCCCGGTGGAACAGTAGTGGAGCCGACAAGTGGAAACACTGGAATAGGACTTGCGTTCGTATGTGCCACGCGCGGATACAAATGCATTCTCACTATGCCTGAAAGTATGAGTATGGAAAGAAGAAAGATGACGAATTTTTTTGGAGCGCAACTCATCATCACTCCTGCAGAAGAAGGTATGCGAGGTGCCATTTTAAAAGCAGAAGAAATTGCACAAGAAAAAGATGTTTTCTATCCAAACCAATTCAGAAACCCAATAAATCCAAAAATTCATGAGAAAACCACTGGTTCAGAGATTTGGAAGGATACCAAGGGAAAGGTGGACATTTTTGTGGCAGGAGTTGGAACGGGAGGAACGATTACTGGGGTGGGGAGATTTCTTCAAAAACAGAATCCAGATATACAACTTATTGCAGTGGAACCAGAAAAAAGCCCGGTGCTTTCGGGTGGTGATTCAGGGGGTCATGGTATTCAGGGAATCGGTGCAGGGTTTGTGCCGAAGATTCTCGATATATCTCTGCTTTTTGCAATAGAAACTATTTCTGAAGAAGAAGCGATTGCCACCTCACAAGAACTCGCCAAAAAAGAAGGGTTTTGTGTTGGCATTTCCACAGGAGCAAATGTTGCCATTGCAAAAAAATATGCTGAAGAAAATCCAGAAAAAACAGTTGTGACCATACTCTGCGATACCGGCGAGCGCTATCTTTCCACTGAACTTTTTGGATGA
- the hydF gene encoding [FeFe] hydrogenase H-cluster maturation GTPase HydF, translated as MENAETHNIFLNETVVKREERNIIGIVGRTNAGKSSLLNLLSGQEHYAITDSTPGTTADTVTTIMEVHGLGPCKILDTAGVDEYSELGEKKRKKSYEALEEADLVLVVVDAGRAQKDGVKIEKELIEHAKERGKQVLLVWNTFQNSQEASPKTQEKELGVPGIFLSANDFSEQSRLADFLKEHFEVPNRDIDLLPNLSEKGVVLLIIPMDEETPTLRLLRPQDMAMERLLRNFVTPVLFRLHLGKARSDNANEVQEEQARFSGLIQFLKNAPEGLQLIITDSQAFDIVAKWVPQEIPLTSFSVMMAHYMACGEMDFLLKSVNAMDLLEDGDTVLIAESCNHNRKCDDIGTVQIPRIIKEKTGKDVQFEFAFGRTFPEDLSSYKMVIHCGSCMTDRQKFFRRIRIAEEQGIPLTNYGFFLAYAQNPETLVRVTKFFLK; from the coding sequence TTGGAAAACGCGGAGACGCACAACATTTTTCTCAACGAAACCGTGGTAAAACGTGAAGAACGAAACATCATTGGTATTGTTGGCAGAACAAACGCCGGAAAATCGAGTTTGCTCAATCTTCTAAGTGGGCAAGAGCACTACGCTATTACCGATAGTACCCCCGGAACTACTGCCGATACAGTAACCACTATCATGGAAGTTCATGGGCTAGGACCATGTAAAATTTTAGATACCGCTGGAGTAGACGAATATTCTGAACTGGGTGAAAAAAAACGGAAAAAATCATACGAAGCATTAGAAGAAGCCGATCTTGTTCTAGTGGTTGTTGACGCAGGGCGCGCCCAAAAAGACGGAGTGAAAATTGAAAAAGAACTTATTGAGCACGCAAAAGAGCGCGGAAAGCAGGTGCTTCTCGTATGGAATACTTTTCAAAATAGCCAAGAAGCCTCCCCAAAAACACAAGAAAAAGAACTCGGTGTTCCAGGAATTTTTCTCTCGGCAAACGATTTTTCAGAGCAGAGTCGGCTTGCCGATTTTTTGAAAGAGCATTTCGAGGTACCCAATCGAGACATCGACCTCCTTCCTAATCTTTCAGAAAAAGGAGTTGTGCTCCTTATTATTCCCATGGATGAAGAAACGCCAACACTTCGACTTCTCCGTCCGCAAGACATGGCGATGGAACGGCTTCTCAGAAACTTCGTTACGCCAGTGCTTTTTCGACTTCATCTCGGCAAAGCACGTAGTGATAATGCGAATGAGGTTCAAGAAGAACAAGCACGATTTTCAGGGCTCATTCAATTTCTGAAGAATGCCCCAGAAGGACTGCAGCTTATTATCACCGATAGCCAAGCATTTGATATTGTTGCAAAATGGGTTCCACAGGAAATTCCTCTTACTTCCTTTTCCGTTATGATGGCGCACTATATGGCGTGTGGAGAAATGGATTTCCTCCTCAAAAGCGTAAATGCCATGGACCTTTTGGAAGATGGCGATACAGTGCTTATCGCCGAATCATGTAACCACAATCGAAAATGTGACGATATTGGCACCGTACAAATTCCGCGGATTATTAAAGAAAAAACTGGAAAAGACGTACAGTTCGAATTTGCATTTGGACGCACATTTCCCGAAGATCTTTCGTCGTACAAAATGGTTATCCACTGTGGCTCGTGTATGACCGATCGGCAAAAGTTTTTTCGAAGAATTCGCATTGCCGAAGAACAAGGAATTCCTCTGACGAATTACGGATTTTTTCTCGCCTACGCACAAAATCCCGAAACGCTTGTAAGAGTGACGAAGTTCTTTCTGAAGTAG
- a CDS encoding YbaB/EbfC family nucleoid-associated protein: MFGQMKDMYQMQKKAKELKKKLKEIEIEAEEDGVLVVVNAAQDVVSVEFDDAILAPENKRRIEKNLKIALERAQKKAQEIAAEKMKPLMGNMGLPNA; this comes from the coding sequence ATGTTCGGACAAATGAAAGATATGTACCAGATGCAAAAAAAAGCAAAAGAACTCAAAAAAAAGCTCAAAGAAATTGAAATAGAAGCAGAAGAAGATGGAGTTTTGGTAGTTGTCAATGCCGCACAAGATGTGGTTTCTGTTGAATTTGACGATGCCATTTTGGCTCCCGAGAATAAGAGGCGTATTGAAAAAAATCTCAAGATTGCACTTGAACGTGCTCAAAAAAAAGCACAAGAAATTGCCGCCGAAAAAATGAAACCGCTCATGGGCAATATGGGACTTCCCAATGCATAA
- the der gene encoding ribosome biogenesis GTPase Der: protein MPTVAIIGRPNVGKSTLFNELLGERRAIESDIPGTTRDRVFGNVKGEKVSFLLVDTGGLSSDMGNDIEENMKKQAEESVQGADLIYFCIDSRAEITSEEWMIAEILRKKKPKHVPIFLISTKAEKPSASQVASELYALGISQEDPIFISAKEGYGIRELLQKTEKALLLAGFSPKSKNDEEEYVAKISILGRPNAGKSTLVNTLSGRDVSIVSPLPGTTRDNVDSVILFEKERYLLIDTAGIRKKSKMHREDLERFSRLRALSALSRADVAIILIDATEGITHQDQTIAAELIEAGVGVMIAFSKWDIRRDMIRQEVADKSVLEEQRTGEKPSPEDQEKEVSKLSISVRDRFLRQAQREFPFLSWAPVLFLSSVEKKGIQEVFRNAKRIMTERTRTISTANLNIFLEQALAAHPPASRKNMRLKVKYGTQIGKNPPHFVFFANDPDAAHFSFRRYIENRLRELYGFWGTPIRVEIRKKSNSNPYSNSKS from the coding sequence ATGCCAACTGTTGCTATTATCGGACGACCAAATGTCGGAAAATCGACGCTCTTTAATGAACTCTTAGGGGAGCGACGCGCTATTGAATCGGATATTCCCGGAACCACTCGAGATCGGGTTTTTGGAAATGTTAAAGGGGAAAAAGTTTCTTTTTTACTTGTAGATACTGGTGGGCTTTCGAGTGACATGGGAAATGATATTGAAGAAAATATGAAGAAACAGGCAGAGGAGTCGGTGCAGGGAGCAGACCTCATTTATTTTTGTATCGACAGTCGGGCGGAAATAACATCGGAGGAATGGATGATTGCCGAGATACTTCGCAAAAAAAAGCCAAAACATGTTCCTATTTTCCTTATCTCTACCAAAGCAGAAAAACCATCTGCCTCTCAGGTCGCGTCAGAACTTTATGCGCTTGGCATTTCCCAAGAAGATCCAATATTTATTTCCGCAAAAGAAGGTTACGGAATACGAGAGCTTCTCCAAAAAACCGAAAAGGCTTTACTTCTCGCAGGGTTTTCTCCGAAATCAAAAAATGATGAGGAGGAATACGTTGCAAAAATATCCATTCTCGGTCGTCCTAATGCGGGAAAATCGACACTCGTTAATACGCTCTCAGGGAGAGACGTATCTATTGTTTCTCCTCTCCCTGGTACAACTCGTGACAATGTCGACAGTGTTATTCTTTTTGAAAAGGAACGTTATCTTCTCATCGACACCGCAGGTATTCGAAAAAAATCAAAAATGCACAGAGAAGACCTTGAGCGATTTTCTCGTCTTCGTGCTCTTTCTGCACTTTCTCGGGCAGACGTGGCGATTATACTCATTGATGCTACAGAGGGAATTACTCATCAAGATCAGACCATTGCCGCAGAACTTATTGAAGCGGGAGTGGGAGTAATGATTGCGTTTTCTAAATGGGATATCCGGCGCGATATGATTCGCCAAGAAGTGGCGGATAAATCTGTTTTAGAAGAGCAAAGAACAGGGGAAAAGCCATCTCCCGAAGATCAGGAAAAAGAAGTCAGCAAACTTTCCATCAGTGTTCGTGATCGGTTTTTGCGTCAGGCACAACGAGAATTTCCGTTTTTGAGTTGGGCACCGGTGCTTTTCCTGTCATCAGTAGAAAAAAAGGGGATTCAGGAGGTTTTTAGAAATGCCAAACGTATTATGACAGAGCGAACGCGAACCATTTCCACGGCAAATTTGAATATATTCTTAGAGCAAGCGCTTGCCGCGCATCCTCCGGCGAGTCGTAAAAATATGCGTCTTAAAGTAAAGTATGGAACGCAAATCGGAAAAAATCCTCCTCATTTTGTCTTCTTTGCGAACGATCCTGATGCCGCGCATTTCTCATTTCGTCGCTATATCGAAAACCGTCTTCGAGAGCTCTACGGATTTTGGGGAACCCCTATTCGCGTTGAAATTCGGAAGAAGAGTAATAGTAATCCATACTCAAATTCCAAGTCGTAG
- a CDS encoding flavodoxin family protein, translating into MKQGQKTVRIIYGTTSGNTELVCEMVQKVLEERCLSVAIERVEKSQPEDIFLADCTILASSTYGHGILQDHFIPYAKKLEVLDFSNHLFAVIGLGDPKYDRQYNIESANILEHLVQNRDGTLLQHALRVNEMPLRHLEDTVRKWAEHLAEEIKHHPLSPSS; encoded by the coding sequence ATGAAACAGGGACAAAAGACCGTGCGTATTATTTACGGCACCACAAGTGGCAACACGGAATTGGTATGTGAAATGGTGCAAAAGGTGCTGGAAGAGCGATGTCTTTCAGTAGCAATCGAACGTGTGGAAAAGAGTCAGCCGGAAGATATTTTTCTGGCGGATTGCACTATTTTGGCGTCTTCCACATACGGACATGGTATTTTGCAAGACCATTTCATTCCGTATGCGAAAAAGCTCGAAGTCCTCGATTTTTCTAATCATCTCTTTGCGGTTATTGGACTGGGTGATCCAAAATATGACAGACAATACAATATTGAATCCGCAAATATTTTAGAGCATCTTGTGCAGAATCGAGACGGAACACTTCTGCAACACGCACTTCGCGTGAACGAAATGCCACTTCGCCATCTAGAAGACACCGTGCGAAAATGGGCAGAACATTTGGCGGAAGAAATAAAACACCATCCTCTTTCCCCTTCTTCATGA